A portion of the Bdellovibrio sp. ArHS genome contains these proteins:
- a CDS encoding ABC transporter permease subunit, protein MNGTLTILKKELKGFYANPTFWVICFLVSLVFSWVYPIQLNLFAQLLTNYVMQQGVPSNQLNIHYGVFLRQLSYLNLLLIFVVPALTMKLFAEEKKLRTFDLLLTSPVTSLQIVLGKYFAALGAVLGIVILAMLYPLATSTLATINWMPLIIAFFGIFLVGGVYAAMDLFSSSLTENSIVAYVTSVIFNVSIWFIGIGAEVVDGEMARKVFEHVSLSSHLSSLVEGTVRTNGLVFFLSIIVLFCFLAERVVESSRWR, encoded by the coding sequence ATGAATGGAACTTTGACAATCCTTAAAAAAGAACTCAAAGGCTTCTATGCCAACCCCACTTTTTGGGTGATTTGTTTTTTGGTCAGTTTGGTTTTTAGCTGGGTGTATCCTATTCAGTTGAACTTGTTTGCGCAGCTCTTGACCAACTACGTGATGCAACAGGGTGTCCCGTCCAATCAACTGAATATCCACTATGGAGTTTTCCTAAGGCAGCTTTCCTATTTGAATCTGCTTCTGATCTTCGTCGTGCCGGCGTTGACGATGAAACTCTTTGCGGAAGAAAAAAAGCTGCGCACGTTTGATTTGCTGTTAACCTCGCCGGTGACATCTTTGCAAATCGTCTTAGGGAAATATTTTGCGGCCCTAGGTGCGGTGTTGGGAATTGTCATTTTGGCAATGCTTTATCCTTTGGCGACCTCGACACTGGCAACAATCAACTGGATGCCCTTGATCATTGCTTTCTTTGGTATCTTCCTTGTTGGCGGAGTTTACGCAGCGATGGACTTGTTTTCGTCTTCGTTAACAGAAAACAGCATCGTTGCTTACGTGACCTCGGTGATCTTCAATGTTTCGATCTGGTTTATCGGTATTGGCGCGGAAGTCGTCGACGGTGAAATGGCGCGAAAAGTGTTTGAGCATGTTTCGTTAAGCAGCCATCTTTCAAGTTTGGTGGAAGGCACGGTTCGCACCAATGGTTTGGTCTTCTTCCTAAGCATCATTGTGTTGTTCTGCTTCCTTGCGGAACGCGTTGTTGAATCATCACGTTGGAGATAA
- a CDS encoding ATP-binding cassette domain-containing protein, translating to MIEVRDLTKDYGPRRAINKLNFSISKGDVVGFLGPNGAGKSTTMKIITGFMAPSHGTASVAGYDVFENPLEVKKRIGYLPETPPVYGDMYVRDYLRYVAALKQVPKNKIESAVDMAIEKTNLHEVQKRLIQHLSKGFKQRVGIAQAIVSDPEVLILDEPTVGLDPKQVAEIRDLIKALKGQHTIILSTHILSEVEATCEKVIIINKGQIVVEDSIHNLATMEKGQSRLHIRLRKEVSDMKSVLGDIQQVVSVNSGTSQKEWNIDVKGGEDVVEAISSRLVTNGYGLLELSPSKVDLEDVFLKLTYGKEQGREV from the coding sequence ATGATTGAAGTCAGAGATCTCACGAAGGATTACGGCCCAAGACGTGCCATCAATAAGCTCAACTTTTCCATTTCAAAAGGAGACGTTGTTGGTTTCTTAGGACCTAATGGAGCTGGAAAATCCACAACCATGAAAATCATCACGGGTTTTATGGCTCCCAGCCACGGAACGGCATCCGTTGCAGGCTATGATGTTTTCGAGAATCCACTAGAAGTTAAAAAGCGCATCGGTTATCTGCCGGAAACCCCGCCCGTGTATGGCGACATGTATGTGCGCGATTATTTGCGTTATGTGGCCGCTCTTAAGCAGGTTCCCAAAAATAAAATTGAAAGTGCCGTGGACATGGCGATCGAAAAGACGAATTTGCATGAAGTGCAAAAGCGTCTGATTCAACATCTTTCCAAAGGTTTTAAGCAACGTGTGGGCATTGCTCAGGCGATTGTCTCTGATCCTGAGGTTTTGATCCTGGATGAGCCGACTGTCGGCTTGGACCCAAAACAAGTGGCTGAGATCCGTGATCTGATCAAGGCTCTTAAGGGACAGCACACGATTATTCTTTCCACGCACATCCTTTCGGAAGTGGAAGCGACGTGTGAAAAAGTCATCATTATCAACAAAGGCCAGATCGTCGTGGAAGACAGCATTCATAATCTGGCGACGATGGAAAAAGGCCAAAGCCGTTTGCACATTCGCTTGCGCAAAGAAGTGTCGGATATGAAGTCGGTTTTGGGGGACATTCAACAAGTGGTCTCTGTCAATTCGGGAACTTCACAAAAAGAATGGAATATCGATGTCAAGGGCGGCGAGGACGTGGTGGAAGCCATTTCTTCTCGCTTGGTGACGAATGGTTATGGCTTGCTGGAACTCAGTCCTTCCAAAGTGGATCTGGAAGACGTGTTCTTGAAATTGACTTACGGAAAAGAACAAGGACGTGAAGTATGA
- a CDS encoding DUF814 domain-containing protein, with product MKALTQQELQQFVHYFAPILDGAQLQDVLVNDRGLALGFRKDVHFWMILDLVPNAPMLLLFEEECPFKKGPKTKPVSLFLNSHAKNLYLTKMTVQEEYGRVVKLELRNSSSDCELEVRLIPKQCNLIVKAQGKQIAWEKPLALTPPPKVEQPPVPRSIEEIHEEWLQEQGSQKKSSLDPVAQWEKQKEKDLAKKRKALSEIQKQIESDKEDLWYEAGLYLKTHGTLQVPDHLKSCINEKESLSWNIEQCFAKAKQLAGKKDGARERFDELVVEIAQLEKSRYQDKVKKPALVDLMQKAEARGRKLHLENGALAYCGKSAADNLALLRQAKAWDYWMHLRDYPGAHAIIHRQRDQLISEKEIQEVAEWVAKESLSAKTLMVGQKVAVVIVECRFVRPIKGDKLGRVTYHSERTLSFTLRHT from the coding sequence ATGAAAGCCCTGACCCAGCAAGAATTGCAGCAATTTGTTCACTACTTCGCACCAATATTGGACGGTGCCCAGTTGCAGGATGTCCTGGTCAATGACCGAGGTCTGGCTTTGGGGTTTCGCAAGGATGTGCATTTTTGGATGATTCTGGACCTTGTGCCCAATGCCCCGATGTTGCTGCTTTTTGAGGAAGAATGTCCCTTTAAAAAGGGTCCCAAGACAAAGCCGGTCAGTCTGTTTTTAAATTCGCACGCGAAAAATCTTTATCTGACAAAGATGACGGTGCAAGAAGAGTACGGTCGGGTTGTGAAATTGGAGTTACGTAATTCCTCTTCGGATTGCGAATTGGAAGTGCGCCTGATTCCCAAACAGTGCAATCTGATCGTCAAAGCTCAGGGTAAGCAGATCGCCTGGGAAAAACCGTTGGCGCTGACGCCGCCGCCAAAGGTGGAACAGCCGCCGGTTCCCCGCTCTATTGAAGAGATTCATGAAGAGTGGTTGCAGGAACAGGGCTCGCAGAAAAAGTCGTCTTTAGATCCGGTAGCGCAGTGGGAAAAGCAAAAAGAAAAGGATCTGGCGAAAAAGCGCAAAGCCCTTTCCGAAATTCAAAAGCAAATTGAGAGTGATAAAGAAGATTTGTGGTATGAGGCGGGTCTTTATCTGAAGACGCACGGGACTTTGCAGGTGCCCGACCATCTTAAGTCATGCATCAATGAAAAAGAGTCTTTAAGCTGGAATATCGAACAGTGTTTTGCCAAGGCCAAACAACTCGCCGGGAAAAAGGACGGGGCGCGGGAAAGATTTGACGAGCTTGTCGTCGAAATTGCGCAGCTTGAAAAGTCCCGCTATCAGGACAAGGTCAAGAAGCCCGCGCTTGTGGATTTGATGCAAAAGGCAGAGGCGCGTGGCCGCAAACTGCATCTAGAAAACGGAGCCTTGGCCTATTGCGGGAAATCAGCGGCCGACAATCTTGCCCTGCTTCGACAGGCGAAAGCCTGGGATTATTGGATGCATCTTCGAGATTATCCAGGCGCGCACGCCATTATTCACCGTCAGCGCGACCAATTAATCTCGGAAAAAGAGATTCAGGAGGTGGCCGAATGGGTGGCCAAGGAGTCTCTTTCGGCGAAGACCCTGATGGTGGGGCAAAAGGTCGCTGTGGTGATTGTGGAATGCCGCTTTGTTCGCCCCATCAAGGGAGACAAGCTGGGCCGGGTGACCTATCATTCTGAAAGAACGCTGAGTTTTACCTTGCGTCATACTTAA
- a CDS encoding RsmB/NOP family class I SAM-dependent RNA methyltransferase, with product MQSFYDHFQKIYGERWPTLYESLVNSEQQVARRNILSPVEDLSVKKWSSLAEKPELPGCYWIPAGQSLQPERNADDLLDVYIMDPASVMVARALQVQPGDRVLDMCAAPGGKSLVLIESLQDEGEIFCNDLSPERRERLKKVIQQYVPRHVRDRVWVTGKDGVQFGLKEANSFDRILLDAPCSGERHILENKAAQQEWSPRRTEHLAARQYSLLAAALLAVKPGGRIVYSTCSISPSENDEVIRKLLKKKKDAVKLVEASLGVGGERTDYGVIYLPDRCGFGPLYFSIIEKT from the coding sequence ATGCAGTCATTTTACGACCACTTTCAAAAAATCTACGGAGAACGCTGGCCGACACTTTATGAATCGCTGGTGAACAGCGAGCAGCAGGTCGCGCGCCGAAATATTTTAAGTCCCGTGGAAGATCTTTCCGTGAAAAAATGGAGCTCGTTGGCCGAAAAGCCCGAGCTTCCCGGCTGCTATTGGATTCCCGCAGGCCAGTCTTTGCAGCCGGAAAGAAACGCCGACGACCTTTTGGACGTTTACATTATGGACCCCGCAAGTGTTATGGTCGCACGCGCCCTGCAAGTTCAGCCGGGGGATCGGGTTTTAGATATGTGCGCGGCCCCTGGTGGAAAAAGTTTGGTCTTGATTGAGTCTTTGCAGGACGAGGGCGAAATCTTTTGCAATGACCTTTCGCCAGAGCGGCGGGAGCGCTTAAAAAAAGTGATTCAACAGTATGTGCCTCGCCATGTGCGGGACCGGGTGTGGGTCACGGGAAAAGACGGCGTGCAATTCGGTCTGAAGGAAGCCAACAGCTTTGATCGGATTTTGCTGGACGCCCCCTGTTCGGGAGAACGCCATATCCTGGAAAACAAGGCGGCTCAGCAAGAGTGGAGTCCGCGTCGTACCGAACACCTGGCAGCGCGGCAGTACTCGCTGTTGGCGGCAGCCCTTTTGGCGGTGAAGCCGGGCGGTCGCATCGTGTATTCAACGTGTTCCATCAGCCCCAGTGAAAATGATGAAGTGATCCGTAAGCTTTTAAAAAAGAAAAAAGACGCCGTGAAATTAGTGGAGGCGTCTTTAGGTGTCGGGGGAGAGCGCACAGACTATGGCGTAATCTATTTGCCGGACCGTTGTGGCTTCGGACCCCTTTATTTTTCCATTATCGAAAAAACTTAG
- a CDS encoding ATP-binding protein produces the protein MKRFVRFPWRVYWKFFFIQLVAFNVLFVGVISVIDIRYRVRPFVYNEALLNFFLFSLFVAALTSYRFARPIHRMILKALRISSKRTYGDLVDPQEDDLLDDEVDDISELDVALNHIHRKMKKRKAQFLQAQEESQAFMSAVAEGLVSVSLDEKILYFNSQFAAQFIPPSLVNSSVLRLKDAIRSSDVLEGFAKTIQEGKVQRFTVKLPTLVDNQPRYFAVSVNPIRNEKTKNIYGVVGIFHDITELKKVEQIRIDFVGNASHELRTPLTSIKGYVDTLKEDVRTGQIQQAGKFLDIVSRNIDRLMDLVNDLLSLSTLESHAALKLELIHPLQISEQILAELAVLAAEKNIAIRVIGEVPPFMADAHKVEQVLRNLVSNAIKFIPSGKTVQIRWEGAGKETVVLRVIDDGPGIPQEHLDRLFERFYRVDKGRTRDAGGTGLGLAIVKHIMQSHGGTVMVKSAPDKGCEFICTFPLKT, from the coding sequence ATGAAGCGATTTGTAAGATTCCCTTGGCGCGTATATTGGAAATTCTTTTTTATTCAACTGGTGGCCTTCAATGTTCTATTTGTAGGTGTCATCTCGGTCATTGATATTCGTTATCGGGTTCGTCCCTTTGTCTATAATGAAGCCCTTTTAAATTTCTTTCTGTTCAGTTTATTCGTGGCGGCTCTGACGTCGTACCGCTTTGCGCGACCGATTCATAGGATGATCCTGAAAGCTTTAAGAATTTCCAGCAAACGCACTTACGGCGACCTTGTTGATCCTCAGGAAGATGATCTGTTGGACGATGAGGTTGACGATATTTCTGAGCTTGATGTGGCGCTGAACCACATTCATCGCAAGATGAAAAAACGCAAAGCTCAATTTCTTCAGGCGCAAGAGGAATCTCAGGCCTTCATGAGTGCGGTGGCAGAAGGCTTGGTCAGCGTCAGTCTGGATGAAAAGATTCTTTATTTCAATTCTCAGTTTGCGGCGCAGTTTATTCCGCCGAGTCTGGTGAATTCTTCGGTTCTGCGGCTTAAAGATGCGATTCGTTCGTCCGATGTGTTGGAAGGTTTTGCGAAGACAATTCAAGAGGGGAAAGTTCAGCGTTTCACTGTCAAGCTGCCCACTTTGGTGGACAATCAGCCCCGTTATTTTGCCGTTTCGGTGAATCCGATTCGCAACGAAAAAACCAAAAACATCTATGGTGTCGTGGGAATCTTTCATGACATCACCGAACTTAAAAAAGTCGAGCAGATCCGCATCGACTTTGTGGGGAATGCTTCTCACGAACTGCGCACACCGCTGACTTCCATTAAAGGTTATGTCGATACGTTGAAAGAAGATGTGCGCACAGGGCAAATTCAACAGGCAGGTAAATTTCTTGATATCGTGTCTCGCAACATCGATCGTCTGATGGATCTGGTGAACGACCTTCTCAGTCTTAGCACCTTAGAGTCCCACGCCGCGCTAAAATTGGAGTTGATCCATCCTTTGCAGATTTCCGAGCAGATTCTGGCAGAGCTGGCTGTTTTGGCGGCGGAAAAGAATATTGCGATTCGTGTGATCGGTGAAGTGCCGCCGTTTATGGCGGATGCCCATAAAGTTGAACAAGTTCTGCGCAATCTTGTTTCCAACGCCATTAAATTCATTCCGTCAGGCAAAACAGTGCAAATTCGCTGGGAAGGTGCTGGCAAAGAAACCGTAGTTTTACGTGTTATTGATGACGGGCCTGGTATCCCTCAAGAACATCTGGATCGTCTTTTTGAGCGCTTCTACCGCGTGGACAAAGGACGTACGCGAGACGCCGGGGGAACCGGTTTAGGCTTGGCAATTGTGAAGCATATTATGCAAAGCCACGGTGGGACGGTGATGGTGAAGAGCGCGCCGGATAAAGGGTGCGAGTTTATCTGCACGTTCCCTTTAAAAACCTAA
- a CDS encoding response regulator transcription factor, translating into MADNSIQVLVVEDEQEIRELMALHLLRQGYRVTECSSAEEALNEMNRQNFHVYVLDWMLPGLSGVEIVEKIKSQNSQTSVLMVTAKAEPQDIVAGLEKGADDYLTKPFNPSVFLARVKALLRRTQVAAAPASDQNDVVLSGLRINFKTYEISYNGEPLHLTPSEFKLLGTLVQNQGVVLTREQLIENIQGEGINVVGRTIDTHVFGLRKKLGEWGDRIETIRGVGYRVKVDFA; encoded by the coding sequence TTGGCTGACAATTCGATTCAAGTGCTAGTGGTGGAAGATGAGCAGGAAATCCGCGAGCTCATGGCCTTGCATCTTTTAAGACAAGGTTATCGCGTCACCGAATGTTCGTCGGCTGAAGAAGCACTGAACGAAATGAATCGCCAAAACTTTCACGTCTATGTTCTGGACTGGATGCTGCCTGGGCTTAGCGGCGTTGAAATCGTAGAAAAAATCAAAAGCCAAAATTCTCAAACTTCAGTTCTGATGGTCACGGCGAAAGCGGAACCTCAGGATATTGTGGCGGGACTGGAAAAAGGCGCGGATGACTATCTGACGAAGCCTTTTAACCCTTCTGTATTTTTGGCTCGGGTGAAGGCCCTTTTAAGAAGAACTCAAGTGGCGGCGGCCCCTGCTTCAGACCAAAATGACGTCGTGTTGTCTGGATTGCGTATTAATTTTAAAACTTATGAGATCTCCTATAATGGCGAGCCTCTTCATTTAACTCCGTCCGAATTCAAGCTTTTAGGGACTTTGGTACAGAATCAGGGTGTGGTTCTTACCCGGGAACAGTTGATTGAGAATATTCAGGGCGAAGGCATCAACGTCGTTGGACGCACTATCGACACCCACGTTTTTGGATTACGCAAGAAGTTAGGCGAGTGGGGCGATCGAATTGAGACTATCCGAGGTGTGGGTTATAGGGTTAAAGTAGATTTCGCATGA
- the phoU gene encoding phosphate signaling complex protein PhoU — MERAIDTLIEDLKKMILLMGGHVEKSLAQATAALLSKDLSMFDGVHAIEKLVNEDHVKVDNACMQLLAKQGPVAKDLRLILSVIKINNDLERMGDQAVNISYTGKDYLGRRPIPAQLGDIQKMSEIAGRMVKGSLDSFVRGDIEQAKQILMMDDEVDHLKNKVFKDCLAHMKAHSEDVEAGLDLILIARNLERLGDHATNIAEDVIFAFTGKDVRHGGKFG, encoded by the coding sequence ATGGAAAGAGCGATTGATACTCTTATTGAAGACCTAAAAAAGATGATTCTTCTTATGGGTGGTCATGTGGAGAAATCTTTGGCCCAGGCGACGGCAGCCTTGCTGTCGAAAGACCTTTCAATGTTTGACGGCGTTCACGCCATTGAAAAACTCGTCAACGAAGATCACGTCAAGGTCGATAATGCCTGTATGCAGCTTTTAGCGAAGCAAGGTCCGGTAGCGAAGGATCTGCGTCTGATTCTATCAGTTATTAAAATTAATAACGACCTTGAAAGAATGGGCGATCAGGCAGTGAACATTTCATACACGGGCAAAGATTATTTAGGCCGCAGACCTATTCCGGCACAATTGGGCGACATTCAAAAAATGTCCGAGATTGCCGGGCGCATGGTCAAGGGTTCACTGGATAGCTTTGTTCGCGGGGACATTGAGCAAGCGAAGCAGATTTTGATGATGGATGATGAAGTCGATCATCTGAAGAACAAAGTTTTTAAAGACTGCCTGGCTCATATGAAAGCCCACTCAGAAGATGTCGAGGCGGGTTTGGATTTGATTTTAATCGCAAGAAATTTAGAGCGTTTAGGCGACCATGCAACGAACATCGCTGAAGACGTGATTTTTGCATTTACAGGTAAAGACGTGCGACACGGGGGCAAGTTTGGCTGA
- the sixA gene encoding phosphohistidine phosphatase SixA produces the protein MELIIIRHAIAVEREEFKKKGLEDHLRPLTLKGRKKMQKVCVDLRDHVKELDLIVSSPLTRARQTAEIISQIYFETKVVEAPELVPHSPPQAFLKWLRTQVRQQKRIAIVGHEPHLSSFASYMLTGKTESFIDLKKSGVIALELESFAHAEAGAAQLLYSIPPKFLID, from the coding sequence GTGGAACTTATCATCATTCGACATGCCATAGCAGTAGAGCGCGAAGAATTCAAAAAGAAAGGCTTGGAGGATCACTTGCGTCCTTTGACTTTAAAAGGCCGCAAGAAGATGCAAAAAGTCTGCGTCGATTTAAGAGATCACGTTAAAGAGCTGGATCTGATTGTTTCAAGTCCGCTCACGCGGGCTCGGCAGACGGCCGAGATCATTTCGCAAATTTATTTTGAAACCAAAGTTGTCGAAGCACCAGAACTTGTGCCTCACAGTCCTCCACAGGCCTTTTTGAAATGGCTGCGGACGCAAGTCCGCCAGCAAAAGCGTATTGCGATCGTGGGGCACGAGCCTCACTTGAGTTCTTTTGCCAGCTATATGTTGACGGGGAAAACGGAAAGTTTCATTGATCTGAAAAAAAGTGGCGTCATTGCCTTAGAGCTGGAGTCGTTTGCCCACGCAGAAGCGGGTGCCGCTCAATTACTGTATTCAATTCCGCCCAAATTTCTTATCGATTAA
- the ppk1 gene encoding polyphosphate kinase 1 has translation MNTPKVASPKRTSKKQSTRKPKVVEHPLSSESLFSSREIGWLNFNRRVLAEAEDARNPLLERVRFLSISGSNLDEFFMKRVGGLKRHVAYGISPKSADGKTPLHQLQEIRQVVIPMLQDQAQCFSKNLKPALEKEEIYLLSWKELSEKEKEQVKKYYHKNVFPVLTPLSVDPGHPFPFISNLSISLGVTLKPPHNEEKLFARVKIPKVLPQWIRVDPESSVYRFVSLLEVIKENLADLFPSMQVLDVMPFRLTRNADSDQDQEDAEDLLEAIEEELRQRRFAEVVRLEHGPKPDPWMLKFLMEELELTEDDIYELPSMLDFTDLGIIADLNRPKLKFEPYTPVVSPAFAEDGAGIFNAIKMSDQLVHNPYESFKASVESFIRVASEDPKVLAIKMTLYRTGDNSPFIKALIRAAEQGKQVVCLVELKARFDEERNIYWATELENAGVHVVYGVVGLKTHAKTALVVRQEQEGLKCYAHIGTGNYNVTTSRFYTDLGLLTAREEITSDIVEFFHYLTGRSLKSNYQNLLIAPVNMFTRFKAMIEREAEHAKQGKPAQIIAKFNNFEENDIAVALYAASQKGVEIDMIVRGFCCLRPGVPGMSERIRVSSIIGRFLEHSRLFYFRNGAKDPIDGEFYLGSADWMYRNLHARVEAIVPILDRNLKEKCWEILNLCVKEQRQSWQMNSDGTYTRRNSTDVGIHQTLMQMAKARVTLVEESHSGAD, from the coding sequence TTGAACACGCCGAAAGTGGCTTCGCCGAAAAGAACATCTAAAAAACAGTCCACGCGCAAGCCGAAGGTTGTTGAACATCCTCTGTCATCTGAAAGTCTTTTTTCCAGTCGTGAAATTGGCTGGCTGAATTTCAATCGTCGCGTTTTGGCCGAGGCCGAAGATGCCCGCAACCCTCTTTTAGAGCGGGTGCGTTTTCTAAGTATCTCCGGCTCCAATCTGGATGAGTTTTTCATGAAACGTGTGGGCGGCTTAAAGCGCCACGTGGCTTATGGAATTTCCCCCAAGTCTGCCGATGGAAAAACGCCGCTGCATCAGTTGCAGGAGATTCGACAAGTTGTCATTCCGATGCTGCAAGATCAGGCGCAGTGCTTTAGTAAAAACCTGAAGCCTGCTCTGGAAAAAGAAGAGATCTATTTGCTTTCCTGGAAAGAACTGTCGGAAAAGGAAAAAGAACAGGTCAAAAAGTACTACCATAAAAATGTGTTCCCTGTTTTGACGCCGCTCTCGGTGGACCCGGGGCATCCTTTTCCTTTTATCTCCAATCTGTCGATTTCCTTAGGGGTGACCTTAAAGCCGCCTCATAACGAAGAAAAACTTTTCGCGCGGGTTAAAATCCCTAAGGTTTTGCCGCAGTGGATTCGTGTGGACCCCGAGTCTTCGGTGTATCGTTTTGTCAGCTTATTGGAAGTGATCAAAGAAAACTTGGCCGATCTTTTTCCATCGATGCAGGTTTTAGATGTCATGCCTTTTCGTCTGACACGAAATGCGGATTCCGATCAGGATCAGGAAGATGCCGAAGATTTGTTAGAGGCCATCGAAGAAGAACTGCGCCAACGACGTTTTGCCGAGGTGGTGCGATTAGAACACGGGCCGAAGCCAGATCCCTGGATGCTGAAGTTTCTGATGGAAGAGTTAGAGCTGACGGAAGATGATATTTACGAGTTGCCCAGTATGCTTGATTTTACGGATCTGGGTATTATCGCGGATTTGAATCGTCCTAAGTTGAAGTTTGAACCCTATACACCCGTGGTCAGTCCCGCCTTTGCCGAAGACGGCGCGGGGATTTTCAATGCGATCAAGATGTCAGATCAATTGGTGCACAATCCTTACGAGAGCTTTAAAGCCTCGGTGGAAAGTTTCATTCGCGTGGCTTCGGAGGATCCGAAGGTTCTTGCTATTAAAATGACTTTGTATCGTACCGGGGACAACAGCCCTTTCATTAAAGCTTTAATTCGCGCCGCCGAACAGGGCAAACAAGTCGTCTGCCTGGTTGAGCTGAAAGCGCGTTTTGATGAAGAGCGAAATATTTATTGGGCAACAGAGCTGGAAAATGCTGGCGTTCACGTGGTCTATGGAGTGGTGGGTTTGAAAACGCACGCGAAAACGGCTTTAGTCGTGCGGCAGGAACAAGAGGGACTGAAGTGTTACGCGCATATCGGAACGGGAAACTACAATGTCACGACGTCACGTTTTTACACGGACTTGGGACTTCTGACTGCGCGCGAAGAGATCACGAGCGACATCGTCGAATTCTTTCATTATCTGACGGGGCGTTCATTAAAGAGCAACTATCAGAATCTGTTGATTGCGCCCGTGAATATGTTCACGCGTTTTAAGGCAATGATTGAGCGCGAGGCCGAGCACGCCAAACAGGGGAAGCCCGCGCAGATCATCGCGAAGTTCAATAATTTTGAAGAAAACGACATCGCTGTTGCGCTTTATGCGGCTTCGCAAAAGGGCGTGGAAATTGACATGATCGTTCGCGGTTTCTGCTGCCTTCGTCCCGGCGTCCCCGGGATGAGTGAACGCATTCGTGTGAGCTCCATTATCGGTCGATTCTTAGAGCATTCGCGACTTTTTTACTTCCGTAACGGCGCAAAGGACCCGATCGACGGCGAGTTTTATCTGGGGTCGGCGGATTGGATGTATCGCAATCTGCATGCGCGGGTCGAAGCCATTGTGCCGATTTTGGATCGGAATTTGAAGGAAAAGTGCTGGGAGATTTTGAATCTCTGCGTGAAAGAACAACGTCAGTCTTGGCAGATGAACTCGGATGGCACCTACACACGACGCAACTCTACGGACGTGGGAATTCATCAAACTTTGATGCAAATGGCGAAAGCACGCGTTACATTGGTTGAGGAAAGTCACTCAGGGGCCGATTAA
- the thiL gene encoding thiamine-phosphate kinase — MRNTPKEWTLIDKIRHRVQRPNEHTVVPLGDDAFVFKNFPGYSVICQDMMVENVHFRLDYCSAEDLGYKALAVNLSDVSAMGARPHFVQVSLALPKKLTESWLDDFYKSMAQLADNTQCEIVGGDLTFSEDKLIIDVSVHGSCEKPLTRKGACVGDLLLSSGPLGLSYIGLLALQKNQPGFLAAKMKHRRPTPRLDLVPDLLERRFEVHAMMDCSDGLINDGLRMLPADAGLVLFKENLPLHADTLEWARLHHQDATDFVLWGGEDYELLIAISPDLYGHFSKWHLVGQFTEEKGVFLSDKHSKKEISEFKGWKHF, encoded by the coding sequence ATGCGCAATACACCGAAAGAATGGACACTCATAGATAAAATCCGACACAGGGTCCAACGGCCTAATGAACACACTGTGGTTCCATTGGGCGATGACGCCTTTGTCTTTAAAAACTTTCCCGGCTATTCCGTGATCTGCCAGGATATGATGGTTGAAAATGTCCACTTTCGACTCGACTACTGTTCAGCTGAAGACCTCGGGTACAAGGCTCTGGCCGTGAATTTGAGCGACGTTTCTGCCATGGGAGCTCGACCTCACTTCGTCCAAGTGTCTTTGGCCTTGCCGAAGAAACTAACGGAATCTTGGCTTGACGATTTTTATAAAAGCATGGCCCAACTAGCAGACAACACACAATGTGAAATCGTCGGCGGTGACCTGACCTTTTCCGAAGATAAACTGATTATCGACGTCAGTGTCCACGGTTCTTGTGAAAAACCTCTCACGCGCAAAGGCGCCTGTGTCGGAGATCTTCTTTTAAGCAGCGGCCCCTTGGGGCTTTCCTACATAGGATTATTGGCCTTACAAAAAAATCAACCGGGCTTCTTGGCAGCCAAGATGAAACATCGGCGCCCCACACCCCGTCTGGATTTAGTGCCGGACCTTCTGGAGCGACGCTTTGAGGTTCATGCAATGATGGATTGCAGTGACGGATTGATCAACGATGGCCTGCGCATGCTTCCCGCTGACGCAGGACTGGTTCTATTCAAAGAAAACCTTCCTCTTCACGCAGACACTTTAGAGTGGGCTCGCCTGCACCACCAAGACGCAACGGATTTTGTACTTTGGGGTGGCGAAGACTACGAGTTGCTTATCGCCATTTCACCAGATCTGTATGGCCACTTTTCGAAATGGCATCTGGTCGGCCAGTTTACAGAGGAAAAAGGCGTGTTTTTAAGTGATAAACATTCGAAAAAAGAAATTAGCGAATTTAAAGGCTGGAAGCACTTCTAG